In Gymnogyps californianus isolate 813 chromosome 1, ASM1813914v2, whole genome shotgun sequence, the following are encoded in one genomic region:
- the LOC127023894 gene encoding F-box only protein 36-like — translation MKISTEIYLNRLAQIRGHRRCDKTGEQAELKQRVHRSSLGRRGVSFAPYRFGGASTTVSLLQETLHELHCQSPPPGKDFHRFPIPCAEVIWSTWRISFQPSQEKVFPKEVKKLHTEFLLDQQLQKRVRNIFGNNTLEYTVNLCQRHYNFLIRMPKNLIVHMLSFLDADDLQQLSKTCKKFQQLFSSEEFWERVKLLREKPALGKKKMTFSVFKKSFNEKPKRMQRRQSAFF, via the exons GTTGGCACAGATACGTGGACACCGTCGCTGTGACAAGACTGGGGAGCAGGCTGAGCTGAAGCAGCGGGTCCACAGGAGCAGTCTTGGCAGACGGGGGGTTAGTTTTGCTCCTTACAGGTTCGGAGGAGCAAGCACCACAGTGTCCCTTCTGCAGGAGACCCTTCACGAGCTCCACTGCCAGTCTCCTCCCCCCGGCAAAGACTTCCACCGCTTCCCCATCCCCTGCGCAGAG GTGATCTGGAGTACTTGGAGGATTTCCTTTCAACCTAGCCAAGAGAAGGTTTTCCCAAAGGAGGTGAAGAAACTCCATACAGAATTTCTGCTGGATCAGCAGTTACAGA AGCGGGTGAGGAACATCTTTGGCAACAACACGCTGGAGTACACAGTTAATTTATGTCAAAGGCATTATAATTTTCTCATCCGAATGCCCAAGAACCTAATTGTACACATGCTGTCATTTCTAGATGCTGATGACCTTCAACAGCTGTCAAAAACATGCAAGAAGTTCCAGCAG TTATTCAGCAGTGAAGAATTTTGGGAGAGAGTTAAACTGTTAAGAGAGAAACCAGCTCTTGGTAAGAAGAAGATGACATTTTCAGTCTTCAAGAAGAGCTTCAATGAAAAGCCCAAGCGGatgcagagaagacagagtgCATTCTTTTAA